In the genome of Odontesthes bonariensis isolate fOdoBon6 chromosome 20, fOdoBon6.hap1, whole genome shotgun sequence, the window TTGTGTGAAATAGTTTGTAATGGGTGAAgcagctttgtgtgtgtgttttttgtagtTGTATTAAAAGTTTCCTTCCACACGCAACAGTGTCATCATTCATTCCCCGTTGTTACTTGAGGAAAATCTTTAAACTTCCAGTATGTGAAGTGTCTGACAAGAAAGAATAAGACGCTCGACCTGCTGTCTGCTCCGTGCACATTAACGGGCAGGAGAAGGAGCATCAGGACTCCTGACACCTTTGATTCCACCGTCTGGATGGATAGCGTCGTTGTCCCAGATGAGTATAAAGCTAGAAACCAAATAGCTGCAGGTTTTTGAGTCAATTTTCTCGTGGCCTGTGATTAATAAAAATGTGGATTGGATGAATTATTTTTATTACAACCAGAGATTTATTAATAATACTTATGATGCACTTGAATGTTTGGCTGAACAATTGGCACGAACATGTCTTCTGACACGGCAGAATAGAGAGGTTAGCCTAAGATGTGTTAGTGGCTGAGAGTGGAGGTGTTTGTGCCCTTATGGGGGATAGTTGCTGTACTTTCATACCAAATAACACTGCATCAGATGGTTGTGTAACAAGAGCTTTGGAAGGCCTTTGTTGAAAAGTCAGGCGTTGATACTTTCTGTGGAGGATGGTTTGATTGTCTGTTAAGTAAATGGAAAGCGTTGATTGTTTGACTTATATAGGGTTATCCATCTTAGCTCTGTGCGGTAGTGATGGGTCGATGAGGCGTCATGAAGCGTTTTGATACATTGCCAAACTGTATTGATACTGTGTTGCTGCTCAACACTGACACCTGGATCTTAAAAATCAGTACCGGCAACCCAGTGACAGACTCAACTGACATGCTGGTTTAATGACTTGGTATAGGCTATACAATAATACAATTTAAGGTATTGTATTTTATATCGTACTATTTCATATCTTGATTAAAGTTTAAATATCTTTGATATCTTTAAGGTTATAACATGTAAAAATCAAAATGAAGGTGTTGTGAATGCGTGGATGCTTGTCCTTGAAGCAgggagaggatttttttttaaatatttttttattcaagaaaatgagtaaaaataaTATGAATTAACTATCAATAAAGTGACCATGAGCACGTTTTAAAATGTCTCTATCACACCCCGGCGCCGCCTCTCAGCCGACACGCCAATTTTGTTTCCCAGTGGCCACTCACTCgtggtattgcaacaaaaaaaaaaaaagagagatgcctgtaaaactgttcacaggacgcctccagctgtaaccgctgttatttactcatctttgtattctatatttttaagtcatggactttttatccgtcaaaaagttttctaacggccagaaaaggcggcgcagcgcgttgtcgtgcttGCACCAGTCGAAATTTGTAAAGTCTTTCGCCTTTAcatgatgacgtcacgatttcgtgccggctatttATAGTGGCGCGAGTCGATTCGGCAGTagtagttgcaatcttctccgtcacagaggtgtctcTACTACGTGGAGGTTACGCTGACTACTCTACCACGACGAAAGTCGAGAAAACAACGATACAATGCCAATGACCACACAAGGACTACTAACAGCCATGATACTGCTGCAGCATCTGGATGATGAAATACTTGAAGTGCCGgcgaaaagaagaagaaagagaagatGGGATGTTCGCCCTGTGCACGAGGACCGACGTGAACTGGGTGAATTCACTGTCCTCGTGAAACCAATGCGTTTGATAGACGAAGAGGAACACGTCGTGTACTTCAGGATGTCTGTGCACCGGTTTGATGAGTTGCTCCGTCGTGTCAAGCCTTATATTCATCAGAAGAGAAATCATCGAAACCCTGTTAGTTCGGAAGAGAGACTTGCAGTCACACTGAGGGTCCTGGCGTCCGGCAGCAGCCAGACATCCGTCGCTGCAAGTTATAAATTAGGAGCGTCCACCGTCTCTAAAATCGTCTCCGCTACCTGCAGAGCAATCTGGCTGGCGCTGAGAGATGAATTTGTTTCATTTCCCAAAGCAGGCGAATGGGAAAGCATCGCTGAAGACTTTTGGAATGGCTGGAACTTTCCAAATTGTCTGGGGTGCATCGACGGGAAACATGTCGCTATTAAAGGCTCACCAAATGCGGGAAGCGACGACAAGCGCGCGCATTCTATGGTGCTGATGGCAGCATGCGACGCCAGGTACCGTTTCACCATGGTGGACATCGGTGCCTACGGTCGTGAGAGTGATGGAGGGATTTTCCAAAGCAGCCGCTTCGGGTCAGCTCTTCTGGAGAGGACCCTCCACCTGCCACAGCCTGCAAACCTGCCTGGGACCACCACTCCTTTGCCGCATGTGTTCTTGGGAGATACTGCCTTTCCTCTCCATAGCAACCTCATGCGACCTTATCCAGGTACAGAAATCAAGCATAATGTTCTATTTCTTATTGTTTTGCTACATTTATATGCATGAGCATTAACTTAGGCTGTAGTTCAGTACAGTGTGGAACAGTTCAGCAttattaaaaacagtttttttttttttttttttttcaggagctAACCTGGAGGATGACAAGGCCATGTACAACTGCCGGCATTCAAGAGCTCGCAGGGTGATTGAGAACAGCTTTGGCATCCTGGCTGCACGCTGGAGGATTCTTGGGAGGCCCGTGGAATTCCACCCGGACAAAGTTGTGGATGTGGTGAGGGCGTGTGTTGCTCTTCACAACATGCTCTTAGAGACGGatgccacacggacaccaacGCGCAGCTACGCGCCGCCCAACTTTGCTGATGGAGAGTCGGCATCAGGTGACGTTGTGCCAGGAGAATGGAGGGCACATGTTGCTGGGGACAGTAACTTGCAAAATGCAGGTAGGCTGAGTGTGGCACGTGCTTCCAGTGAAGCAGTGGCTGTTAGAAATGACTTCAAGGACTTCTTCCAAACACCAGGAGGACTTGTGCCCTAACTGTCACTTTCTGCACTGATCCACAGGCAGATGCCTTTTGTAAtaacttttttaaataaaaacttcCTTGTATGTGCAGTGGTTTGGTGCTTTTATTCCTTTGACCTCATCAAGTCAAAATTTCATGTGGTCTGATTTTCATGGTACCTCTACTTACATAATGGCTGAGCTTGCAGAAGTTGAAGTTTCAATAGGTATGGTGATGTCTCTCTCCACTCCAAATGCCTGAGCATTCCCACCTCTACTTACATAATGCCTGAGCATTCCCACCTCTACTTACATAATGCCTGAGCATTCCCACCTCTACTTACATAATGCCTGAGCATTCCCACCTCTACTTACATAATGCCTGAGCATTCCCACCTCTACTTACATAATGCCTGAGCATTCTCACCTCCACTTACATAATGCCTGAGCTTGCTCAGTTTCAATGGCCCCCACTCTTCCAATCACCACCTCACTGTTTTATCAGTCTGAGATATCTGCCCTTTAACACTAATCCCTGAAAGAAATGATGATGAGATTccttaaataataaaacctggaaGTCCACAGAGCATTTGAGGGAATTGAACCCATGATGATTCCAACCCCAGGCAGCATCCCATTATCCTGAGCAACTTTATTGAACTTTAAAAGTCCTGTGATCATAGTTTCCACGTTCTCTGAGGCTCAAAGCTTTCACCcaacagcctgagctgttcaactgggcactgaaaggttgaatactaaagtttctcttttcattttggcttcaaaaatcttctctgagctgaacaacctgCCCTTCCTTTTCTAAAAGCCATCAGCATCCACAGGAGTTGAACCTCCTGCTTCCAGAAGCTGCTCGGTATCTGCCTGAACCACCAAATCACAGCTTCACCCTACTTTTTGAGCTGCTTCCATTCTTCTGTTGGGATGCTGAACTGcagagtttatttctttaagtgcTTTGATCCCTCATCTTGACAAACTAAAAGCTTCTCAGTCACAGTTTGAGCCATTAAATCAGAGGACAAAACTTTCCATCTTAAAGATTTTCACTCCTTACTTTGGCCTCTAAAACCTGGAGACATTTAGCCTCTTTAGGCAGCACTCAGAGGACTTGACCATATGATCTCTGAGTCCCAAAGCATTTTATTGACCCTCTGAGCTATGCTTTTAGATTTCCAATgtgtttcctgtgaagcagctttgtCCATCAACCCTTTGGTTTGTTCAGCTGATTTGTGTTGGGTTGGGActgttctgtctcatgctctgtatccCAGTAAAGTCTCTGACTTGTTGGTTTCAAAAtttgaagactgagaaaaattgagtggaaCCTGGAAAAAGCTTGAACTCAGCCCCTCTGCCTTCTCTAGCTGCTCTCTAACAGACAGCGCTGTTCTTCCTGACAGCAGTTTGGTCTTTCTTGAAGCTTTTGTCTCTTCATTTTTTAGTTTTGGCCTTCAAAATGGAACCTGGTAGACTTCCACTCGGTACCTGAGACTTCCCAAACTGATCCCTAACAGCTGAGAaacctggaaaaggcttgaactcagtCCCTCTGCAGATCAGCAGGAACAGCTGAGAACAGGACGGATCAGTTTGGAAATGTGCTGAAAGTAGTTTCATGAGGGGACGGTGCTGAGAGCTTCTTCCTCTCATCCTGTTCTCAGTTGTTCCTGCTGATCTGCAACAACTCACATCTGACCGAATATTTCTTGGATGTGGCTGCTTATGGGGTGCTGTTTGTAAAGCGGCTCACGCTGAAAATAACAGCAACATTTTGTCACATTTAGCTTCAAACAATGGTTAAAAAACTGGTGTGAATTTTTGAGAGTCActtttttgcacatttacaacaatatttgtttatttaaatcCAAATGTTAAATTTAAATTATAACTGAATGCAAttataaaataacttcaaatcaaatccCCACCCCTCCCAACAATCGGGACTGAAAATATGTGACAGGGAGCTGTGTATACATGATATTGATAACAGATTAAAAATGTAGAACATATTCACACAAGTGAGTCAAAACATATGACTTCAAGAATATGTCAGTATAACTTTCTAAAGGTTCACTGAACAGATTTgtcttcatttttcatttttcctatTACCAAAGCTGAATAAAAAGCCATAAGAAGTGTGTCCAAAGCAACACGAGGAAATATACTTTATATTTGATATGACCGACAGCTGGCTCGAAGATAATGAAAAAACATTGGCCGAGCACCGCTCTTAGTGTAGCAGGAATAATATTATATTCCTGTCTGGCTTTAGCTAATTGGTCCCTCTAATTGCATGACACTTACCAGCCTGTCACTCAAACGCAGCAGCCTATAAAAGCAGGCTGCGGCCACACAAATGGCATGTGTGTTCTCAGCTCTAGTGTCTCACCTCTTCCTGGTTGGCTACCCTCTGACAtttctgcaggtatggtttgctgctcctgcagctctgtTCTTCTTGTAAACTGAAGTAAATGTGCTTATTGTAGCTGCTTCTTTTTGCAGCTGGTTTCGGTGTGGGCCCTCGCTTGGCTACTGGCTACTGGTGGATTACTGCTGGCACAGCCCTCATTCTTGATGGTATTATTGTgccgagtgtgtgtgtgtttctaagTATGTATGTATAGTTTGCCTCTCATGGCGTGCACTTCCTTACCGTCATACATGCCAGCTAACAACTTCTTTTCATGCGTTCTAGGATCTGGAAGGCTGGAGTGAGGCCTTCTGGTGCAGCCTTTCGCAACAACTCCTGCTGCCACTGTGGCCTACACCTGTGAAGCTGAGCTAATACCttagctggaactctgctgctgttttacCTATTTGggttgttttgtcttttgctttttttttttttttattcattttaacgTGTGAGTGGGATTTTCAATTCACGGAGTAACTGTGTTGGATATaagatctctttttttttttaaattctgccCTCTTTAGGTGCTGATGGCCTAATGCGGTGGTGGCTGGCCTCTGCTAGTGGGGGCATCTCCTTTTTGTGTGCCGTGTTTAGCCCTGTACTTGTGGACGTGGGCCTTCCTCATTTTGTGTGACTGATGCCCCTACTCCCACATTGCTAGCCCCACCGTTGGCGGGTCTATCCACACCAAGGACTGTATTTTTAATTAATCATACTtttatatttttgttgtttataaataaatatttgtattggGGAAATGGATTCTCGTCTCCTGCTTGGGTGAGCAAACCTGGGTGCCTTAAAAGATATTCGCATAGCAAAACATTTCCCTGGGTGCAAttcccagggtggcgttgtCGGACTTCTTAGTTCCAGTATATCTCATTATAGCAAAATCAACCTATATCTCTTCACCACATTAGTAACACGGCTTCAAAGAGATGTGGCCCACTGTGTGTGACTCCAGAGCAAGCACTGAAGCTCCTTTCCTTAGCATTTAGTTTATCATGGCAGCCAACTCGGTTACaagctactttattcagttagGCACCCGTTTAAGGAGAGAAACGTATCAATTGTGGAATCAGAACAAAGTCAAATTGTAACTCTGTTATTCTATTCTCTTTAAAAGTCACAGCCTGATTTACTGAGATGTCCTATATGGTGTATCTGTGCTAATAATAAATTGTAATAATTTGAATTGACGCTGACCTGTATGTATATTCTGCCCAAAACTGCAGATCAGCAgtttaaggttcttttagttgtttataaatgtcttaatggtcttgggccttATCTATctcatctgcttttaaattatgagccctcgcggaccctgaggtcctctggtaccggccttttagtagttcctaaagttcgaacaaaaacttatggtgagaTGTCGTTCTACTATTATGGACCTCatttgtggaacagcctgccagagaactaacctgactcacgtcatctggctgcgttcaccaactacacgtgggggcgttccctttcctcacacaaccaccagagggcgggagtcaggtaaccagagaacctcagggctgcagaaaatgttgatgtttttaaaaagaggctcaagacctacctttttagtttagcttacagctgaattttatttaatttatttatgtattattttatacatatattttatttgtttatttaattatttttgtttgttttgattgtttacttttatctattcatccattatttattattattattattattatttaaattattttattatatacttattatacacttatttatccagtgtttttcctcatggggatcttccacaccgggAACTACTTggtctgtggggtcattgctttggggatcgccctggttcgggcggctgggggatcctgcactgcagccctggctgtggtgtggatgccggcctgccctgatctgggcagttccccgtggtggcgggctctgtggtcattggtgggctggctcccggtgtggacagatcccctttcattttagtatgaaaggtgctatataaaaaaagtttgatttgatttacacGTGAACATCATTATACAAGTGCAAAATCTTTCTGGCCCTTATTTGATCCCATACAGACGCTGGTTTGACGTTACGGCCATCCTGCCGTCACGTGACGTATTTCCCAGCATGCTGTGTAACCATGGCTCGTTTTAAAGTCGATGAAATTGTTGTTACGATGCGCAGTGGATGTTGATATGTATAACTGTAAGTTACTAACTTGAGTATGATTCTGAAGTGTAAGTGAAATTACCCACAACACCGTAAGTTATATAATAATACGTGGCTGGGACTATATATAGAGGTCAGATTCGAGTCTTTCAGTGGCTGGTCCGATGGCGGTGAGATTTCAATTGATTGCTACAGTGAGTTAATGAACCTCTACGTTTCTTCTCTCCCCTCCCTCACCGTCGGCTTTGACTAGCTTTTGTAGATTTCAGTCCTATAGTGATCCACATTTTTACAATTTTAATAAGTCAAACGAAATCAAATTCAGTGAATGAACACCGGTAAGTTTAAGCAAACGAAATAAAAAGCTACTTGAGCTCAATAGGGTCACTATCAGGCTTAGTTGTGTTACACGGGAATGAAAAACCATAACTTATTTGAACACACATTCAAATCGCGAGCTTGTAACATGCTATCAGTGCCCTCTTTTCCTAATGTATTAGTGCTTTTTTGTttccaagtgtttaaaaacacACTTGTTAAGAACATATAACAAGGCTCAAGCGAATAAATCTCTTGGTTAAAACGAGTTTtcagtttttacaaaaaaaaatagcaaaccTTTTCCTCCCGTCTGCACAGCTGACTTCTGTCTGATCAGAGCTAAtatttgttgtgtgtgtgtgtgtgtgtgtgtgtgtgtgtgtgtgtgtgtgtgtgtgtgggggggggggggctgataGTTAAAATTTGACATTTCAACAAGCAGGCAATAATAACATCCTTGTTATCAGCTGCAAAAATATAATCACTTACTTTCTAAAATGACAAAGTGGAATAATAAGCCATAGGTTTGTTAACTCTTACTGAATAAAAGGGATGTGTTTCTCTAAAACGTTAAAGAGTACAGGGTTATAGGTTAAAAGTGTGTTGATCACATCCACAGAACTGGCACAAAAAGTAAATACACAGtagtttttacttatttttgaaaATTCTGTAAAATTAAAAGCACCCTAGTACAGTTAAACCAACACCTCAACAGATCAACTTAACTCTCATTCTTTTCATCTTTACCTTTTAGCCCCGTATCCTCATTGTTCGCAGCTGTGTGAAAGTTTCACTTTATTTTATGCATCTTCACAGTCTGACCTGATCAAGATCTAAAAACCAAAGGTTTATGTTGTTTTGACAAACACATGAGATTCCAGGTGACAAACAAGTTTAATCACAACCGTTACCAACTGAAGAAATCAAAGCACAACACGAGGAAGGTTATGAAATTTATTAGAAATAACCAAAttcaaacacacaaaagcagCCATAGATGTCCATCTGAGTGACCGCTGTATAACTGCATCTATGTGATTTACAATATCACCAAACACATGTGCTGGCCCATCTCCTGCACGAATAATTTCCAACTCTCCAGTTGCTGAGATTATCACTTCTGTTTTGGAATGGATGATAAAAATGTATGCACAGACAGTAACCTAAACATATGTGTGGATTTGAGTGCTTTGCATGACCCGTGTCTTTCACATCAATCCCAGTTTGTATTCCACCATCATGTGTGGCTCACCCATCATTTCACTTTGGGCTGGATCTGTAGAGAAACAAACACAAGCGTGGTAGTCGCGTTTCATGTTAACACGTTTCAATGTTCATATAAAGGGGAAGAACGGGTCTCTCACCACTGAGGAAGTCCTCGAAGCCGATGGACTCGTCGCTGCCTCGCAGCGTGTCGAGAGCCAAGTTTGAACTTGGTAAGAATGGCAAACGCGTGATCTGGGATCAGAGAAAGGACACAGACACCAGACGTGAGGCCTCGGAGGAGCAAGTTATGGGTAAACAATAGATATGAAGAGAAGTGGCCAATGTCTGGCTGTCACAGCTACCTGTCTGGCTGCCCTGTACTCCATCTGCAGTTTGAGCGGAGCATGAAGACCCTGGATGTTTCTGAGTGTCGAGAAATTCATCTTGTCCTTGTTAAGCTGAAACTGCACcgcacagaaacacacataaCAGTCAGCAACCATATGACAAAAACACATTCTTAGGCTGCGTACAATTTAGGGTTTTAATAGCTATATGAACGATATCAACTAGATAAAACGATTGTCTTGCACTTTGTTTGCGTCCTTTATCCTTCTCATGAATGTCAATCTTGTTGTTTATATATTTTCCATGTGTATAACTGGGCTTTGTTGAGAAGAAGAAAACCTGTAATTAATTACAGACTTTAACTGGAACTTTAACAGTGTTGAAATCACACTCAAAGCACTGAGCAAGATAATCATTTGAGAGACCGTAAACATCGCCGCAGTACAGACAATGTGCAACAATACACCTGAGCCACATGCAAAGTGGTTATTTACAGAAACTAGCTAGATATGTTGCTAGCAAGAGTTAAGTATGCAGCAGCTGGGGACAATCTGAACAGAGTCAAATCTGCACCCTGATTTGGAAACTGCCAAATCTTAATCAACCATAAATGTAGCCTTAATCGGATTAAGATTGGACTTTAATTAATGACTTTAATGTCATATCCGTGGCTAACTGTTACCCGAGCCACATATATGACATTAAAGTCCATTAATGATgacttacatttttttctgacagCTCCAGCGGGTGGCTTGGAAGGAGCTCATTCTTTACACTGGTAAAGCTATTATgcagaataagaaaaaaatgatcatCAATATGTACATTTCTTGAAGTTAATGATAACTACACCATCAATTACACTTCATACGTGTATGAAGTGTATACAGTTTAAACAGTATAACGTGTGTAGTTTCACGTGTGTAGTTTCTGGTAGTTTCTCACCCGCTGCGCAAAGCATCCTGCACTCCGTAAGCCCCCTGTGGACACAGTCCTGCCACAGGTACACTGTCCCTGAGCTGAGAGCGAAGTCCTCGGCTGTCCTGTGACACACAAACAAGACACGCATCCAAAGTTTATGTCTGGTCGAAAAATAAGTAGAACAAATCAATCATAAACACTAAGCAAAACGGACTTTATCTCGTAAAAGTCGTGGAGAACTTAACTGCTAGCCTGCGCGCTAACTAGCATTAGCTTGAGTGACTAATCGAATTCACAACAACTCGAATTTCCCAGCttgtagagagaaaaaaaaagacttcaaaGCAGATTCATTCAATAAAAGGCTCACATAACTTAAGACAACAACATAATATGCGTAGTGCGGTTCAAATTGAACAATTTATCATAATATAAAAAGGCCACCATACCATTATGATTCGGTTTCTTGCACTTTCCTTTCAACACACTCGAACATCCGGTTGCGTCGCGTTTAGAAGACGACACATCCGGTTCAAGATAAAGAGTGAACGCTAAAACCATAGACATAATCGTCTTCACACAATCTATTGTTGTGATTCACAGTTCAAGTTAAAAGTAAGCGCTTTCTTTGTGTCCGATGTACATCATAATTTATTTCATGTAATATTACACGACAGATGTTCAACATGGCGTTATTATACGAGAGAAGACCTAATACGTAGCCTCACATTGTCGTCAGGGGGTATAGCTCAGTGGTAGAGCATTTGACTGCAGATCAAGAGGTCCCCGGTTCAAATCCGGGTGCCCCCTCTTTTCTATACAACATATTTTACATCTTTACATCTCATGCACATATATTGCATTATTCCTGTAAgatctttaaaaaaacatttatgatATAAAAGACTTAAGAGATAAATGAGTACACGACCGTTTTGAAACATATAATGTTGGAATACCCTTCCcttcaaaaatccaaatttaaaTACAGTAAACTTGATTGGTTGAGCCAAacaactttgtttcttttttaaataaatatctaCAGGTACAGTACAGACCCTCTAGTACCTGACATTTCGCATTGTATTACTTCATGCAAAATCCTAAAAGTACCCCAATTTCTCTGGATAAACAGTGAGCAGAAAGATACaaatttcagcagaaacttCCACATGAGGGGTCGCTAACCATTTAAGAACAAAATCAGTTTGATTTCTGAATCACGGATGTTCTTTTTACTAAAACCGTGATGATGAGATATCTGATAATGATTACAGCATATGAAACTGTATCTGATAGGCTAGATTTTAtttatagaaaaaaacacattcatacACAATATACCAGGAGGATCTACTGGCCAGAGGACTTGCACTGGGAAAACATGCGTGTTTACAGTTTGCCAAGTTCATTTTATGGCTCTTTGAGCTCATCTTGCTACTATTTGAGTATATCAGTAAATCCAACCTCTCTTTTCTCACTAAAGCCTCTCTGATTATTCGTTTTATATACACGATTGCATGAACATTTCAGAAACACTTGTGATGCCTTCAACTGAATTTGCATGTCGGACTTTTAGGTGTGCAAATCATTCaaataaaacagtttttcctGTTTTCAGTTGAACTTTTAAAAGCTTTGTGGATACACAACCACAAGTCTGCAGTTACGACCACAGCCGATGTAAAATGTAATTTAATAATTTGGTCTAGATTCATTAGATTATTAAGTTTATTTCAGGACACCAAATTTAATCTCccttaaattaaactaaattaaattctACATCTGAATGAATGCCTTATTTATATGCCGTGACAACAAACAGAAGGCACGTGACACTCAGAGAGGCGTAACGGGTTGATtacaaatcttaaaaaaagtttCTCCTTGTCAAGTGTTCAAAACTACAGATCGTTGAGCCATCATCCAGTCACAGC includes:
- the pomp gene encoding proteasome maturation protein, yielding MDSRGLRSQLRDSVPVAGLCPQGAYGVQDALRSGFTSVKNELLPSHPLELSEKNFQLNKDKMNFSTLRNIQGLHAPLKLQMEYRAARQITRLPFLPSSNLALDTLRGSDESIGFEDFLSDPAQSEMMGEPHMMVEYKLGLM